Within the Halorhabdus rudnickae genome, the region CCCTGACGGGGCGGGGAGATGGGGCGACGGGTTCGTCGAAACCGTGCTGCGGTACGCCGCCACACCCCCCTACCTCCGAAAGGCGGTATGGGACAGGCGGGACGAACTGGAGTGTGTCGGCGTCCTGCCGCCGCTCCGCGTTGCGACACGGACCGGCTCCGGATCGGACGATTCGGGGTCGTTGAGACAGGGAATCGTGACCGAGGTCGGACCTGATGGGCGCGTCCGGGTCAATTGCGGCCTGCAACACCCGATCTCTCTCCCCGTTCCGGACGACCGGAACGTGGCTGAGGGGGAGCGTGTCACCGTCAGGGTCTCTTCGAGACGACCGGTCCGCGCGAAACTCACCGACGAGTCCCCACCGGGATTCGGAGTCGATCGCACGGACCTCGATACGGCGCTCGAACGCTCCAATGCCGGCGTTACCATCGCCGCGTCCCGTCACGGCCAGTCGCTCACATCCGGGCGACTGGGGCAGTTGATCGGGACGATCGATGGCGCCGGCGGCGACATGACAGTCGTCTTCGGGGCACCCGAGCGCGGTTTGCCGGCTATCCTCGGCGTCGATACGGATGCCGTCGGCTCGGCCACCGTGGCGGAGCTTTCGGCTGCCGACGACACGGAGGACGGCGTCGACACCGTCGACGCAGAAGACGCGGTCACCGGAAGGCGACCGGACGGAACCCGGTTCGACCTCTGGCTGAACACGGTTCCCA harbors:
- a CDS encoding putative RNA uridine N3 methyltransferase — protein: MTLCALVPSSLCREAEDKREATRKIGYVARAATVFGVDRLTVFPDPDGAGRWGDGFVETVLRYAATPPYLRKAVWDRRDELECVGVLPPLRVATRTGSGSDDSGSLRQGIVTEVGPDGRVRVNCGLQHPISLPVPDDRNVAEGERVTVRVSSRRPVRAKLTDESPPGFGVDRTDLDTALERSNAGVTIAASRHGQSLTSGRLGQLIGTIDGAGGDMTVVFGAPERGLPAILGVDTDAVGSATVAELSAADDTEDGVDTVDAEDAVTGRRPDGTRFDLWLNTVPNQGSEVVRTEEAMFATLAPLTLTE